A genomic region of Rhodohalobacter sp. 614A contains the following coding sequences:
- a CDS encoding PIN domain-containing protein, translated as MTKQKSADIDPSEKYVFLDTEVFIQQNFQYERGLLAAFSQHVQSNRVQLIITEVTVDEIIDNISNFVDDGFSALQSLRTKGRILRNSKSPNIAHFFKDHKRNKILNDLKKQFRTFLSSTNAVIIPVDTIKPSVVFKRYFSSLPPFHNPKKKAEFPDAFSLEILYKYCEENNIKLNVVSNDPDWKEACKVYNFDHFEMIDGFLQSLQKETDLFQSARELLEYILPKSYTYGSKIQDEGKNDQLRNLESKIYEEFQTLGFFVADRDAIVTNIEVENINYYEHNVVNVTPDTIDFSLELGINYTAYLEYLSNRGIPGHISEMYARRSPFSDLGHPQSVYEWARIRIVATINWDPIKKTAGELLNFNIVNPTDFHVYVENYES; from the coding sequence TTGACTAAACAAAAATCAGCTGATATCGATCCTTCTGAAAAGTATGTTTTTTTAGATACGGAAGTGTTTATACAGCAAAATTTTCAGTATGAACGTGGGTTGTTAGCGGCTTTTTCTCAGCACGTCCAGTCTAATAGGGTTCAATTGATTATCACCGAAGTAACTGTCGATGAAATCATTGATAATATATCAAATTTTGTCGATGATGGATTCTCTGCTTTGCAAAGTTTACGAACTAAAGGTAGGATTCTTAGGAACTCTAAATCTCCCAACATAGCTCATTTCTTTAAAGATCATAAAAGAAATAAAATATTGAATGATCTTAAAAAACAGTTTAGGACTTTTTTAAGTAGTACAAATGCAGTAATTATTCCAGTTGATACGATTAAGCCTTCAGTCGTATTCAAAAGATATTTTTCGTCACTACCTCCATTTCATAACCCAAAGAAAAAGGCCGAATTTCCTGATGCATTTTCTCTTGAAATATTATATAAATATTGTGAAGAAAATAATATAAAACTCAATGTTGTATCAAATGATCCTGATTGGAAAGAAGCCTGTAAGGTTTATAATTTTGATCATTTTGAGATGATAGATGGTTTTTTGCAGTCACTACAGAAGGAAACAGATTTATTCCAAAGTGCACGAGAACTGCTTGAGTATATTTTACCCAAGAGTTATACGTATGGAAGTAAAATACAAGACGAGGGAAAAAATGATCAATTAAGAAATCTTGAGTCTAAGATTTATGAAGAGTTTCAAACGCTTGGTTTTTTTGTGGCAGATCGTGATGCAATTGTCACAAATATTGAAGTTGAAAACATTAATTACTACGAGCATAATGTTGTAAATGTAACTCCTGATACGATTGATTTTTCTTTAGAATTAGGAATAAACTATACGGCGTATTTAGAGTATTTATCGAATAGAGGTATTCCAGGCCATATTTCAGAAATGTATGCTCGGAGGAGTCCATTTTCAGATTTAGGACATCCACAATCAGTTTATGAATGGGCTAGAATCCGTATTGTTGCTACAATTAATTGGGACCCTATTAAGAAAACTGCAGGTGAGTTGTTGAATTTCAATATTGTTAATCCAACTGATTTCCATGTATATGTAGAAAATTATGAAAGCTAG
- a CDS encoding InlB B-repeat-containing protein has product MRKLSIPFLLASLLLLTDCSTENTPIYTLSTNVNPSEAGSVNPSSGEFDEGTEVELTVTPNEHWVFNGWQGDHSGNRNPASIVMDSDKSITAQFIKREYPLTINVEGEGSVQEEVIQQKTTDYPHGTIVQLTANPAEGWEFIEWSGNIEGNENPKTITINEDISVTAVFEIQSFSITVQVEGEGSVILNPDKEEYEQGEEIEVTAEAEEGWIFSHWEGDTTGNKNPINITVDDNKNITAIFEEAPNTMAISLPQQGNVTILQANNAPSGVVFVSTEEVAFDDGNDGIWRSSDDGQSWDKTAEINVNFITIAANEPDLVFAGHDDGYLISQDGGQTWDVGSIDNTLSGDPLSLNNAAIITATDGIYVVTSDALGFGLYKSTNLGQSWQHILSSDDVSDTFDALLQHVEISPENSNVIYTSTSFDHNIWKSTNGGSTFSSIKSGITISPFVFADGIVVNPDNSQELLIQGHNSSDGGSTWNQQDVSPLSNIWIDNILIKVENNRIFGSHDLGDSWTEIVQLVGDNLPSINNPVLFLSEDGLFIKSNNDVYKTDLSVIKSNL; this is encoded by the coding sequence ATGAGAAAATTATCAATACCATTTTTACTTGCTAGTTTACTGCTTCTTACGGACTGTTCTACTGAGAACACGCCGATCTATACGTTGTCTACAAATGTTAATCCCTCTGAGGCAGGCTCAGTAAATCCATCTTCTGGTGAATTTGATGAAGGCACCGAGGTTGAATTAACTGTAACACCAAACGAACATTGGGTTTTTAATGGATGGCAGGGGGACCATTCCGGAAATCGAAATCCAGCTTCTATCGTGATGGATTCCGATAAGAGTATCACTGCACAGTTTATAAAAAGAGAATACCCGTTAACTATTAATGTAGAAGGGGAAGGAAGTGTACAGGAAGAAGTTATTCAACAAAAAACGACGGATTATCCTCATGGTACAATAGTTCAACTCACTGCAAATCCAGCGGAAGGCTGGGAGTTTATCGAATGGAGTGGGAATATAGAGGGCAACGAAAATCCAAAAACGATTACTATCAATGAAGATATATCTGTTACTGCTGTATTCGAGATTCAATCATTCTCAATAACGGTACAGGTTGAAGGAGAAGGAAGTGTAATACTTAATCCTGATAAAGAAGAATATGAGCAGGGAGAAGAAATTGAAGTAACTGCGGAGGCTGAAGAAGGTTGGATTTTTTCTCATTGGGAAGGAGACACAACCGGGAATAAAAACCCGATAAATATTACTGTTGACGACAACAAAAATATAACGGCTATTTTTGAGGAAGCCCCAAATACTATGGCCATTAGCTTACCACAACAGGGGAATGTGACAATATTACAGGCAAACAATGCCCCAAGTGGAGTAGTTTTTGTTTCGACTGAAGAGGTGGCATTTGACGATGGAAATGACGGTATTTGGCGTTCAAGCGATGATGGGCAATCTTGGGATAAAACTGCTGAAATCAATGTGAATTTTATTACTATCGCGGCTAATGAGCCTGATTTGGTTTTCGCTGGCCACGATGATGGGTATTTAATATCTCAGGATGGAGGACAAACATGGGATGTCGGTTCAATCGATAATACCTTATCAGGTGATCCGCTTTCCTTAAATAATGCAGCAATAATAACAGCAACCGATGGTATTTATGTTGTTACAAGTGATGCACTTGGGTTTGGATTGTATAAGTCAACAAATTTAGGGCAATCTTGGCAACATATTCTATCATCTGATGATGTGAGTGATACATTCGATGCACTGCTTCAACACGTAGAGATATCTCCTGAAAATTCAAATGTAATCTATACATCAACATCATTTGATCATAACATTTGGAAATCAACAAATGGAGGCAGTACTTTCTCATCAATCAAGAGTGGAATAACGATCAGTCCCTTTGTTTTTGCTGACGGAATAGTGGTAAATCCAGATAATTCTCAGGAGTTGCTTATTCAGGGGCATAATAGCAGTGATGGAGGCTCAACCTGGAACCAGCAAGATGTATCTCCTTTAAGTAATATTTGGATTGATAATATTCTGATTAAAGTAGAGAATAATAGAATATTTGGGTCTCATGACTTGGGCGATTCATGGACTGAAATAGTTCAGTTGGTGGGCGATAATTTGCCCAGTATCAATAATCCAGTCTTATTTTTATCAGAAGATGGGTTGTTTATAAAATCAAACAATGATGTCTACAAAACTGATTTATCCGTAATTAAGTCAAACCTGTAA
- a CDS encoding putative phage abortive infection protein, with the protein MKTITFFWIVGTSVALILIAVIGVYLNSGFINGTFTIEPSISSYFGTFLNSLLSVFLSTLTVVLIWLTYKSQKRELEETKKVLGKQQFESILFKLIDNHRKLKDSIVIYDASLMCNNDSTKNERHEGVRAFEVIRYDFLKYYKYRVGVNPDQSLRTKPEETFYQRIAEDYTITKEDYSKESSVHIYNEYFSKVGKIYGHYFRNAYHILKYISEHADGNDRFVYSDFFQSELSEHELFMHFYNGLAFNKMHGFLDELNFLENLAESTLIESSVHKSFYKTKFK; encoded by the coding sequence TTGAAAACTATAACCTTTTTTTGGATCGTAGGCACCTCTGTTGCACTAATATTGATAGCTGTAATAGGTGTATATTTAAATTCTGGATTTATTAATGGAACATTTACTATTGAGCCCTCAATAAGTAGTTATTTTGGAACTTTTTTAAACAGTTTATTGAGTGTCTTTTTATCAACGCTTACTGTTGTTTTAATTTGGCTAACCTATAAATCACAAAAACGCGAATTAGAAGAAACAAAAAAAGTACTTGGTAAGCAGCAATTTGAGTCTATCCTTTTCAAATTGATAGATAATCACAGAAAACTAAAAGATAGTATCGTTATTTATGATGCAAGTTTGATGTGTAATAATGACTCTACAAAAAATGAAAGACATGAAGGGGTTAGAGCATTTGAAGTAATTAGATATGATTTCTTAAAATATTACAAATATAGAGTTGGAGTTAATCCAGATCAGAGTTTACGAACTAAACCTGAAGAAACATTCTATCAAAGAATTGCAGAGGATTATACAATAACTAAAGAAGACTATTCGAAAGAAAGCTCAGTCCATATTTATAACGAATATTTTTCGAAAGTTGGGAAAATTTATGGCCACTATTTTCGAAATGCATATCATATTTTGAAGTATATAAGTGAACATGCAGATGGTAATGACCGATTTGTTTACTCAGATTTCTTCCAATCTGAATTATCGGAGCACGAATTATTTATGCACTTTTACAATGGTCTCGCATTTAACAAAATGCATGGTTTTTTAGACGAATTGAATTTCTTAGAAAATCTAGCTGAATCAACACTAATTGAATCTAGTGTTCACAAAAGTTTTTATAAAACTAAATTCAAGTAA
- a CDS encoding AbiTii domain-containing protein — MKIIKELRNDIVDSETKLSSALRKAKVLASILQDKEFKEWVDNELNGYDEDAELPSYRIIKSQNFGTFSGPFGSGAKNVGVPIWKMPENFQKMWNESRFINGIRELESLVEGSDQTTLVRRWPAEAVVLWNMEYEDASDYALVGAQSELSKSSVEAIIDTTRNKLLDFILELSEVDPNIMSSEEAISDLPKEQVKNIFNYTIYGSNNIVAGGQKVNQTVHQNIKENDLKSLANFLKGIGITDSDIETLKVAIDEDGNVKKDFGEKVKSWIGNMMVKASKGTWKVALETAPKLLTGALSNYYGIE, encoded by the coding sequence ATGAAAATAATAAAAGAGTTACGTAACGATATAGTCGATTCAGAGACTAAACTTTCAAGTGCTCTTCGTAAAGCAAAGGTATTAGCATCTATTTTGCAGGATAAGGAGTTTAAGGAATGGGTAGATAATGAATTGAATGGGTATGACGAAGATGCAGAGTTACCCTCCTATAGAATAATTAAAAGCCAAAATTTTGGGACTTTTTCTGGTCCATTTGGTAGTGGTGCTAAAAATGTGGGAGTACCAATTTGGAAAATGCCAGAAAACTTTCAGAAAATGTGGAATGAATCCAGATTTATAAATGGGATAAGAGAATTAGAGTCTTTAGTTGAGGGTAGTGATCAAACAACTTTAGTAAGACGTTGGCCCGCTGAAGCTGTAGTTCTCTGGAATATGGAATATGAAGATGCATCAGATTATGCTTTGGTAGGCGCCCAATCAGAATTATCAAAATCTTCTGTCGAAGCAATAATTGATACTACAAGAAATAAGTTGTTAGACTTTATACTTGAATTGAGTGAAGTCGACCCTAATATAATGTCCTCTGAAGAGGCAATTTCTGATCTACCTAAAGAACAAGTTAAAAATATATTCAACTATACAATCTATGGCAGTAATAACATAGTTGCTGGGGGGCAAAAGGTTAATCAAACTGTACATCAAAACATCAAAGAGAACGATTTAAAGTCGTTGGCTAATTTTTTAAAAGGAATTGGTATTACTGATAGTGATATAGAGACACTGAAAGTCGCCATAGATGAAGATGGAAATGTAAAAAAAGATTTTGGCGAAAAAGTAAAATCCTGGATCGGGAACATGATGGTTAAGGCATCAAAAGGAACTTGGAAAGTAGCCCTTGAAACAGCTCCAAAATTATTGACGGGTGCACTATCAAATTATTATGGTATAGAGTAG
- a CDS encoding TIGR02391 family protein — translation MSYKAIAVQIGDILKWDVPINTINRNATATFNFECQNFTNDAITSERAQTIYNWILSLATRQMNNDERDELLAQFCSNITPEEHKDEINQILLDNGIAPNVVNRELYEAFVSRNFHPSIYQHSRDLFIQGNFFHAVFEAAKAYNYDVKNKSQSEDDGQTLMMNVWGCDGVLKITPCETETDRNVQDGVKFLSSGLMRAIRNPTAHEPAILWPISQQDCLDILSFISFLLRNLDNAQYYHGP, via the coding sequence ATGTCATATAAAGCAATAGCGGTGCAAATTGGAGACATTCTCAAATGGGATGTTCCAATAAACACAATCAATAGAAATGCTACAGCAACTTTCAATTTCGAATGCCAAAATTTTACCAACGATGCTATAACTTCAGAAAGAGCTCAAACGATATATAACTGGATCCTCTCTCTCGCCACAAGGCAAATGAATAATGATGAAAGAGATGAGCTATTAGCCCAGTTTTGTAGCAATATCACTCCAGAAGAGCATAAAGATGAAATTAACCAGATTCTGCTTGATAATGGGATTGCTCCAAACGTAGTTAATAGAGAGCTATATGAAGCATTTGTATCTAGAAATTTCCACCCATCTATATATCAGCATTCAAGAGATTTATTTATTCAAGGGAATTTTTTCCACGCAGTTTTTGAAGCTGCGAAGGCATACAATTACGATGTGAAGAATAAATCACAAAGTGAAGATGATGGACAAACATTAATGATGAATGTTTGGGGATGTGATGGGGTCCTTAAAATAACTCCCTGCGAAACTGAAACTGATCGAAATGTTCAAGATGGTGTTAAATTTCTTTCATCTGGTTTAATGAGAGCTATTCGTAATCCTACAGCACATGAGCCAGCTATTCTTTGGCCGATTTCTCAACAAGATTGTTTGGACATACTAAGCTTTATCTCATTTCTATTAAGAAATCTTGACAATGCTCAGTATTACCACGGGCCATAA